A genomic window from Sphingobacterium spiritivorum includes:
- a CDS encoding ATP-binding protein gives MEFIDCHEEKIHLCGYIQDLGYLFVFDETKTCTAASDNVIQIDNLPLEKYLGMSIDDVLSALTKSNTFIFESINQNINTSIFYRFAERIQINNVDYDLSIYTYGINTYIEIEICNVNQLKSTKLYYYAKYLEDNKSMVWQSLTNLIRQIINYDRVMVYQFLEDNSGKVIAESKSENMHSLLGYRYPEFDIPKQARELYTIFLARHTTDTEGITHKIVSKTNQEIDLTKCSLRAMSPIHLQYLRNSNARATASFSIIQDGKLWGLVTCQNSKPLHVDLAQRHLCTFLTQFSTNHHISELLKQDLETQNIMYVLEKELKSDLLIHRDIHYVLETFGERIMKMVDADGIIIKHNKGEKFFGTVPGARHLKEIDNRLKNEDTGFFFTHEFTYEAQEEELFPGIIRAEILAESQWKIYLFRKELLIEELWAGKPEKQLNYDPERKITYPSPRTSFETWRQITRGKASVWLKVQLLFLERIVYIIQQAIAKRNAEIDQLNKDLVRSNNALDTFSYTLTHDLKNPLSSIQLGAQMILMKKNLSEELLNRLGTNILEASNLITEMINKVHELSKSNSVALDLEIIDPKNKIVTIAESSKDQYGVDSLEFVMGEILPIRGERTLLYQLFLNILGNAIKYSSKQERPRVEIYSIKSGSKVIYFIEDNGIGMDLKNGNNIFDIFQRLPNSSGYDGSGIGLSIVKRIIDRLGAEIKVESQLGKGTQFQIYFNNVQ, from the coding sequence ATGGAATTTATAGATTGTCACGAGGAAAAAATACATTTGTGTGGTTATATTCAAGATTTAGGTTATCTATTTGTATTTGATGAAACTAAAACGTGTACTGCTGCCAGTGATAATGTCATTCAGATTGATAATCTTCCCTTAGAGAAATACCTCGGAATGAGTATTGATGACGTTTTGTCTGCACTAACAAAAAGTAATACCTTCATTTTCGAATCTATAAATCAAAATATAAATACTTCAATTTTCTACAGGTTTGCAGAAAGAATTCAGATTAATAATGTAGATTATGATTTAAGCATTTATACATATGGAATTAATACTTACATAGAAATTGAGATTTGTAATGTAAATCAGTTAAAATCGACTAAACTATATTATTATGCCAAATACCTTGAAGATAATAAATCAATGGTATGGCAATCCCTTACTAATTTAATACGTCAGATCATAAATTACGATAGAGTAATGGTTTATCAGTTTTTAGAAGACAATAGCGGAAAGGTTATCGCTGAATCAAAATCTGAAAACATGCACTCTTTATTGGGATATCGTTACCCCGAATTTGACATTCCTAAGCAAGCCCGTGAACTGTATACTATTTTTCTTGCCAGACATACAACAGATACGGAAGGAATCACCCACAAAATTGTAAGCAAGACTAATCAGGAAATTGATTTAACAAAATGTAGTTTACGTGCCATGTCACCTATACATTTACAATATTTGAGAAATTCCAATGCGAGGGCGACCGCGAGTTTTTCTATAATTCAAGACGGAAAATTATGGGGTTTAGTAACTTGTCAAAATAGTAAGCCCTTACATGTTGATCTGGCGCAAAGACATTTATGTACATTTCTAACGCAATTCTCAACTAATCATCACATATCTGAATTATTAAAACAAGATTTAGAGACTCAAAATATCATGTATGTTTTGGAAAAGGAACTCAAAAGTGATTTACTGATTCATAGGGATATTCATTACGTTTTAGAAACTTTTGGAGAACGGATAATGAAAATGGTTGATGCAGATGGAATAATTATCAAGCATAATAAAGGTGAAAAATTTTTTGGAACAGTTCCTGGTGCTCGTCATTTAAAAGAAATAGATAATCGCTTAAAAAATGAAGATACCGGTTTTTTCTTTACACATGAGTTTACCTATGAAGCTCAGGAAGAGGAGTTATTCCCGGGAATTATAAGAGCAGAAATACTTGCAGAATCTCAATGGAAAATATATCTTTTTCGGAAAGAACTATTAATTGAAGAATTATGGGCTGGAAAGCCTGAAAAACAGTTAAATTATGATCCTGAAAGAAAAATCACCTACCCTTCTCCCAGAACATCTTTTGAAACATGGAGACAGATAACGCGTGGAAAGGCCTCTGTATGGCTTAAAGTTCAATTATTATTCCTTGAGCGAATAGTGTACATTATTCAACAGGCTATAGCTAAAAGAAATGCCGAAATTGATCAACTAAATAAAGATCTTGTTCGTTCAAACAATGCTTTAGATACATTTAGTTACACGCTTACGCATGATCTGAAAAATCCCCTATCGTCTATCCAGCTTGGAGCTCAGATGATATTAATGAAGAAGAATCTTTCTGAAGAACTTTTAAATAGATTAGGGACTAACATATTGGAAGCTTCAAATTTAATTACTGAAATGATAAATAAGGTTCATGAACTTTCAAAATCAAATTCAGTAGCATTAGATCTTGAAATAATAGATCCTAAAAATAAAATAGTTACAATTGCAGAGAGTAGTAAAGATCAATATGGAGTTGACAGTTTAGAATTCGTAATGGGTGAAATCTTACCAATTAGAGGAGAAAGAACGCTTTTATACCAGTTGTTTCTAAATATCTTAGGGAATGCGATTAAATATAGTAGTAAACAGGAACGTCCCAGAGTTGAAATATACAGTATCAAATCGGGGAGTAAAGTAATATATTTTATAGAGGATAACGGTATTGGAATGGATTTGAAAAACGGTAATAATATATTTGATATATTTCAAAGACTCCCCAATTCATCAGGGTATGATGGCTCAGGAATAGGACTATCCATTGTAAAAAGAATTATCGACAGATTAGGAGCTGAGATTAAGGTAGAGAGTCAATTAGGAAAAGGAACACAATTTCAAATATACTTTAACAACGTACAGTAG
- the ispE gene encoding 4-(cytidine 5'-diphospho)-2-C-methyl-D-erythritol kinase encodes MITFPNAKINIGLHIVEKRADRYHNLETVFYPLPVYDVLEFVEAKEKTALHASGIHIPEGGTNLCLKALDLLKENFQLPELDIYLHKHIPIGAGLGGGSADAAFFLKSVNDRYQLKLTTEQLCAYAARLGADCPFFIENKPVYAYDIGTSLEPVKLDLSSYYIVMIKPDIHISTAEAYANVSPQVSDVNLKEAVRLPIQEWKFLIGNDFEDGLFERYPLIKSLKEACYESGALYASMSGSGSAVYAIFKEKVNVDHLQQFGKVYYPTEL; translated from the coding sequence ATGATTACATTTCCTAATGCGAAGATTAATATAGGTTTGCACATTGTAGAAAAACGTGCTGATAGGTATCATAATCTCGAAACCGTATTTTATCCTTTGCCCGTATATGATGTTCTGGAATTTGTGGAAGCAAAAGAGAAAACAGCATTGCATGCTTCAGGAATTCATATTCCGGAAGGAGGGACAAATCTTTGTCTGAAAGCACTGGATCTTCTGAAGGAGAATTTTCAACTTCCGGAGCTGGATATTTATTTGCATAAGCATATTCCTATCGGAGCCGGATTGGGTGGTGGATCTGCAGATGCCGCTTTTTTCCTCAAATCTGTAAATGATCGCTATCAACTAAAGTTAACAACGGAGCAGTTGTGTGCGTATGCAGCCAGGTTAGGGGCAGACTGTCCGTTTTTTATCGAAAATAAGCCCGTCTACGCTTATGATATTGGTACCTCCCTTGAACCGGTCAAATTGGATCTGAGTTCATATTATATCGTCATGATAAAGCCTGATATCCATATTTCCACAGCTGAGGCTTATGCTAATGTTTCTCCGCAGGTATCCGATGTGAATCTCAAAGAAGCGGTACGACTGCCCATACAGGAATGGAAATTCTTGATCGGAAACGATTTTGAAGACGGTCTGTTTGAAAGATACCCGTTAATAAAATCCCTTAAGGAAGCGTGTTATGAGTCGGGAGCGCTATATGCTTCTATGTCCGGTTCAGGATCAGCAGTATATGCGATATTTAAGGAAAAGGTGAATGTAGATCATCTGCAGCAATTCGGGAAGGTGTATTATCCGACAGAGCTGTAA
- a CDS encoding DUF2975 domain-containing protein translates to MSKTNNFVFKALYIITWIIFIGLFIEMIGLFVNFLFSIFKPEFVPKLYQKLDLTMMYKENKFGFYGIYGFILTICYLKTSLFYILLELMHKIDLTKPFNSLVSRQILLISYYTLSTGLVIYIGGQITKRLVHHDSIAGNLNQFWTDGEAFILMGAVVYIIGTIFKKGVDLQTENDLTI, encoded by the coding sequence ATGTCAAAAACAAATAACTTCGTATTTAAAGCCTTGTATATCATCACATGGATAATTTTTATCGGCTTGTTCATTGAAATGATTGGCTTATTTGTAAATTTTCTTTTCAGCATTTTCAAACCCGAATTTGTCCCCAAACTTTATCAAAAGCTGGACTTAACGATGATGTATAAAGAGAATAAATTCGGTTTCTATGGAATCTACGGCTTTATTTTAACTATTTGTTACTTAAAGACAAGTCTGTTTTATATACTCCTGGAACTCATGCATAAGATTGATTTAACAAAACCATTCAACAGTTTAGTTTCCCGCCAGATTCTATTGATTAGTTATTATACGCTTTCCACGGGACTAGTGATCTACATTGGCGGACAAATCACCAAAAGATTAGTGCATCATGATAGTATTGCCGGCAACTTAAATCAATTCTGGACGGATGGCGAAGCCTTTATTCTGATGGGAGCTGTAGTCTATATTATCGGGACGATTTTTAAAAAAGGAGTTGATTTACAAACCGAAAACGATCTTACGATATAA
- a CDS encoding helix-turn-helix domain-containing protein gives MPIIVNLDVMMAKRKMSLNELSDKVELTLSNLSILKTGKAKAIRFSTLEAICKALNCQPADILEYVEDAE, from the coding sequence ATGCCGATCATTGTAAACTTAGATGTTATGATGGCCAAGCGGAAAATGTCGCTAAACGAGCTTTCAGATAAAGTAGAATTAACGCTTTCTAACCTTTCCATTCTCAAAACAGGAAAAGCCAAAGCCATACGTTTCAGCACATTAGAGGCTATCTGCAAAGCACTCAATTGTCAGCCAGCAGACATTCTTGAATACGTAGAAGATGCGGAGTGA
- a CDS encoding RagB/SusD family nutrient uptake outer membrane protein yields the protein MKAIKNITYLLLATATLSGCSKDFLDEDTSGFQAPDNTYTTTNGFETGLTGLYAFARLEFQTWTNDFFTQGATPQESLQVGTDIVAIKTTGTDATLAPFSNYTLNPASSYVRNYWRFSYGLIGNSNLILSALDNPDIKWTDPVNDPKRVRATADFFRAYGYRYLVSLYGDVPWVDKVSETPRTDFTRTPKAEVLQHMITDLRYASENLPDNPNTVADGKLTKWAALHYLAEAYLWANKPDSAIIAANAVINSGYFKLNDQRFGAEKDNAGDYFHDMFIEKNQNRKSGNQETIWAMQLEYNSQGGGDLYTDWSKRAWVPFYSQQTGFVLADSLGGRGLGHIRPFDWWLNGYEAQDVRNSKYNIKRDWYHNDPKSPLFGTKLNITQQIKESGNVFATTTKFFYGKTADNPAFEGNMKDRVKVRLAETYLLLAEAYLQKSNPGLAADAINVVRARAKATPASAAQVNIDYLLDERARELLGEEMRRITLSRFGREVFLRRVKELNTQSKAAIKEGNELWPIPQEVIDANSDAVFPQNQGYN from the coding sequence ATGAAAGCAATTAAGAATATAACATATTTACTATTAGCTACAGCAACACTTTCAGGTTGTAGTAAAGATTTTTTGGATGAAGATACGAGCGGGTTTCAGGCTCCTGACAATACATATACCACCACGAATGGTTTTGAAACCGGTCTGACAGGTTTATACGCTTTTGCCAGACTGGAGTTTCAGACCTGGACTAATGATTTCTTTACACAGGGTGCTACGCCTCAGGAATCTCTGCAGGTAGGTACAGATATTGTCGCTATTAAGACAACAGGTACAGATGCTACCCTGGCTCCGTTTTCTAACTATACGCTCAATCCGGCTTCCAGTTATGTACGTAATTACTGGAGATTCAGTTACGGACTGATCGGAAATTCTAATCTGATCCTGTCTGCACTGGACAACCCGGATATCAAATGGACAGATCCGGTCAATGATCCGAAGAGAGTGCGTGCTACTGCAGATTTCTTCAGAGCTTACGGATACCGTTATCTGGTAAGTCTGTACGGAGATGTGCCATGGGTAGATAAAGTATCAGAAACACCGAGAACAGATTTTACAAGAACTCCGAAAGCGGAGGTACTGCAGCATATGATTACGGATCTGCGCTATGCATCCGAAAATCTTCCGGACAATCCGAATACCGTTGCAGACGGTAAACTGACGAAATGGGCAGCCCTTCATTACCTTGCTGAAGCATATTTATGGGCAAATAAACCGGATTCCGCTATTATTGCGGCCAATGCGGTTATCAACTCAGGTTACTTTAAACTGAATGATCAACGATTCGGAGCAGAAAAAGATAATGCCGGAGATTATTTTCATGATATGTTTATCGAAAAAAATCAAAATCGTAAATCAGGAAATCAGGAAACCATCTGGGCTATGCAGTTAGAATACAATAGCCAGGGAGGTGGAGATCTGTATACAGACTGGAGCAAACGTGCCTGGGTGCCGTTTTACTCGCAACAGACAGGTTTTGTATTAGCTGATTCATTAGGCGGTCGTGGTCTGGGACATATCCGTCCGTTTGACTGGTGGCTGAATGGTTATGAAGCGCAGGACGTTCGTAATTCCAAGTATAATATTAAAAGAGACTGGTATCACAACGATCCGAAAAGCCCGTTGTTTGGTACTAAACTCAATATTACACAACAAATCAAAGAATCAGGTAACGTCTTTGCCACAACAACCAAGTTCTTCTATGGAAAGACTGCAGATAATCCGGCATTTGAAGGTAATATGAAAGACCGTGTAAAAGTGCGTCTTGCAGAAACATACCTGTTACTGGCAGAAGCGTATCTGCAGAAGAGTAATCCGGGATTAGCTGCTGATGCCATCAATGTGGTCAGAGCAAGAGCAAAAGCTACCCCTGCCTCAGCTGCACAGGTCAACATAGACTACCTTCTGGATGAAAGAGCAAGAGAACTGTTAGGTGAAGAAATGAGAAGAATTACACTTTCCAGATTTGGAAGAGAAGTCTTTTTGAGAAGAGTGAAAGAACTGAATACACAATCTAAAGCAGCAATTAAAGAAGGAAATGAGCTATGGCCAATTCCTCAGGAAGTAATTGATGCGAATTCTGATGCTGTATTTCCTCAGAATCAAGGCTATAATTAA
- a CDS encoding SusC/RagA family TonB-linked outer membrane protein, with product MKSRLLSERYQHRLYWKLLMLSPTLIFALPNQSFASKVKTETNFYSVASQSTLSGTVKDEGGNPLSGVTVTEKGTQNSASTNNEGKFELKVTSGSAILVFTFIGYETIELPASAVASVVMKSANEALEEVVIVGYGAQKKSDLTGSIATVSSKSLENINSPNIVDKLQGKVSGLNINTGNARPGTTASLSIRGENSISASNDPLIILDGIPFSGSLGDIASNTIENISVLKDASSTAIYGSRAANGVILITSKKGMAGKPRMSYNGYFGVQNVERRLDLMNGAEYIQFMRDYQISKGKTGDQLNPENYLFANVLQQYRKGEEVDWQNVIFNDNAAVHEHQLSFSGGSDKSDYYASVAYLNQDGLVKNTPYERFNLNLNLNQHLTSWLKLGLAVQASQGKRNGVQPSIDNAVKMSPYGINIDENGNIVTYPMYAQTLYPHPFADENGINDDIKRTVYANTFLDIKLPVKGLSFKTTFGTNYQNLEQSYYYGSNTLNGMGVRGKGEIYNNNKYDWTWENLLTYDRSFGDHKLNIVGLYSASESQEKWSRLYGEDFVADVGYNNLGSAAKNQKITSGLTNTALISYMGRINYGYKERYLLTLTGRSDGYSAFSKNDKYAFFPSVAGAWVISKEDFFTSELINTLKLRASYGKNGNQAVSPYQTYNRLSKIDYLFGDGATVSNGLIMNYNGRGSTNLKWETTNSLNVGVDFGVWNDRISGNVDFYKAKTSDLLMSRQVPVMNGYNTIMSNIGQTENVGIEVGLNTKNIVKDDFTWSSSINFAYNKNKIVELRGDGKDDLTNAWLIGQPIRVFYDYKVIGVWQKEDDIANSHQPAAKPGDAKLADINGDGKITAADRTVMGNKVPVYTLGFGNEFTYKKFSLSVFMNGAFDVTKEDNFKNIERFLPNNGANYLADMAYWTPERPSNDIPSPGYTPVNNHSYYLNASYWRIRDVSLGYTFSGERLERLNIGSIRAFINGRNLYTFTNVKGFNPEALNVSTVTGNPTNTNILSPYPSARTFSLGVNVQF from the coding sequence ATGAAAAGTAGGTTGCTATCAGAGCGGTACCAGCACAGGCTTTACTGGAAGCTGTTAATGTTGAGCCCGACACTCATTTTCGCCCTCCCGAATCAGTCCTTTGCATCGAAGGTAAAGACTGAAACTAATTTTTATTCCGTAGCATCCCAATCTACTCTTTCCGGAACAGTAAAAGATGAAGGTGGTAATCCCTTATCAGGTGTGACGGTGACAGAGAAGGGGACGCAAAATTCTGCCTCGACAAATAATGAGGGTAAATTTGAGTTAAAGGTTACATCCGGTAGTGCGATACTGGTCTTTACCTTTATCGGATACGAGACCATAGAACTACCTGCTTCGGCAGTAGCTTCTGTAGTTATGAAATCGGCTAATGAAGCATTGGAAGAAGTCGTAATCGTGGGATACGGTGCACAGAAAAAATCAGATCTTACAGGTAGTATTGCCACGGTATCTTCCAAATCATTGGAAAATATCAATTCACCTAATATCGTGGACAAACTGCAGGGTAAAGTATCCGGATTGAATATCAATACCGGTAATGCACGCCCCGGTACGACAGCATCGCTTTCTATCCGTGGTGAAAATTCGATTTCAGCATCAAATGATCCGTTGATTATATTGGACGGAATTCCTTTCAGTGGTTCACTGGGAGATATCGCTTCCAATACTATCGAAAATATATCGGTATTGAAAGACGCTTCTTCTACTGCCATCTACGGATCCCGTGCCGCAAACGGGGTTATCCTGATTACGTCTAAAAAAGGTATGGCCGGTAAACCGCGCATGAGCTACAACGGATATTTCGGTGTACAAAATGTAGAGCGCAGACTTGATCTGATGAACGGAGCTGAATACATTCAGTTTATGCGTGATTATCAGATCTCTAAAGGTAAAACAGGGGATCAGCTGAATCCTGAAAACTATCTGTTTGCCAATGTATTACAGCAATACAGAAAAGGGGAAGAAGTGGATTGGCAGAATGTGATCTTTAATGATAATGCTGCGGTTCACGAACATCAGTTGAGTTTCTCCGGAGGTAGTGATAAGTCAGATTATTATGCGTCAGTTGCTTATCTGAATCAGGACGGATTGGTAAAGAACACGCCGTATGAGCGTTTTAATCTTAACCTTAACCTGAATCAGCACCTGACATCATGGTTGAAACTGGGACTTGCAGTGCAGGCTTCACAGGGTAAACGTAACGGTGTACAACCTTCTATCGATAATGCCGTAAAAATGAGTCCTTACGGAATCAACATAGATGAGAATGGCAATATCGTGACTTATCCGATGTATGCGCAAACGTTGTATCCGCATCCTTTTGCAGACGAAAACGGTATTAATGATGATATCAAAAGAACTGTATATGCCAATACCTTTCTGGATATCAAACTGCCGGTCAAAGGTCTGAGTTTCAAAACTACTTTCGGAACCAATTATCAAAATCTGGAACAATCCTACTATTATGGCTCTAATACACTGAACGGTATGGGAGTAAGAGGTAAAGGTGAAATATATAACAACAATAAATATGACTGGACCTGGGAAAATCTCCTGACGTATGACCGGTCTTTCGGAGATCATAAACTGAATATCGTAGGATTATATTCTGCATCAGAGTCTCAGGAAAAATGGTCCCGTCTGTATGGGGAAGATTTTGTAGCAGATGTAGGTTATAACAATCTGGGATCAGCTGCCAAAAACCAGAAGATAACTTCCGGTCTGACCAATACAGCACTTATCTCGTATATGGGAAGGATCAATTACGGCTATAAAGAGCGTTATCTATTGACATTGACAGGCCGTTCGGATGGTTATTCTGCATTTTCTAAAAATGATAAATATGCATTTTTCCCGTCTGTAGCAGGTGCCTGGGTAATCTCTAAAGAAGATTTCTTTACCTCAGAGCTGATCAATACATTAAAACTGAGAGCTTCATACGGTAAAAACGGTAATCAGGCTGTAAGTCCTTACCAAACATACAATCGCTTATCCAAAATAGATTATCTGTTTGGTGATGGAGCTACTGTATCAAATGGACTTATTATGAATTACAACGGAAGAGGAAGTACAAACCTGAAATGGGAGACGACCAACTCTTTAAACGTAGGTGTGGATTTTGGTGTCTGGAATGATCGTATCAGTGGTAATGTAGACTTCTACAAGGCTAAGACTTCAGATTTGCTGATGAGTCGTCAGGTGCCCGTCATGAATGGATACAATACCATTATGAGTAATATCGGACAGACTGAAAATGTAGGTATAGAGGTAGGTCTGAATACTAAAAACATTGTAAAAGATGATTTTACATGGTCATCCAGTATTAATTTCGCCTATAACAAAAATAAGATTGTAGAGTTACGCGGCGATGGTAAAGATGATCTGACGAATGCGTGGCTGATCGGTCAGCCTATTCGTGTATTCTACGATTATAAAGTGATAGGGGTATGGCAGAAAGAAGATGATATTGCGAATTCTCATCAGCCGGCTGCAAAACCGGGAGATGCGAAACTGGCGGATATCAACGGAGACGGTAAGATCACAGCTGCTGACCGTACGGTAATGGGTAATAAAGTACCGGTATACACGCTAGGCTTTGGAAATGAATTTACGTATAAAAAATTCTCTCTTTCCGTATTTATGAACGGTGCATTTGATGTAACGAAAGAAGACAACTTCAAAAATATCGAACGTTTCCTGCCTAATAACGGAGCTAACTACCTGGCAGATATGGCGTACTGGACTCCTGAACGTCCGAGTAATGACATTCCTTCTCCGGGATACACACCGGTGAATAACCACAGCTACTATCTGAATGCTTCATACTGGAGAATCCGTGATGTATCCTTAGGATATACTTTTAGCGGTGAGCGTTTGGAGAGACTTAATATCGGATCGATAAGAGCATTTATCAATGGACGCAATCTGTATACCTTCACCAATGTAAAAGGATTCAATCCGGAAGCATTAAATGTGAGCACCGTTACAGGAAATCCGACAAATACCAATATCCTGTCTCCATATCCATCTGCGAGAACTTTCTCACTGGGTGTCAATGTACAATTTTAA
- a CDS encoding dihydrofolate reductase family protein yields MKKIILDLAVTLDGFIEGPNGEVDWCIMDEDMDFAGFMSGIDTIFYGRVSYDAWGNYQPAISAGPVEKQLWNDIHSKQKFVFSSQSRADDHATFIPSDIAQRVSDIKAQGGKDIWLYGGASLIRSFIQLGLIDIYRISVHPVALGSGKPLFENLKDRVQLNLIRTNTFKSGVVQLIYEQK; encoded by the coding sequence ATGAAGAAAATAATTTTAGATCTGGCAGTTACATTGGACGGATTTATTGAAGGTCCCAACGGAGAAGTCGATTGGTGCATAATGGATGAAGACATGGACTTTGCAGGATTTATGTCTGGTATAGATACCATATTCTATGGTCGTGTCAGTTATGATGCATGGGGCAATTATCAGCCGGCAATAAGTGCAGGTCCTGTAGAAAAGCAGTTATGGAATGATATCCATAGCAAACAAAAGTTTGTGTTCAGCAGCCAGAGCAGAGCGGATGATCATGCTACTTTTATTCCTTCCGATATTGCACAAAGGGTATCTGATATCAAAGCGCAGGGCGGAAAAGATATCTGGCTATACGGTGGGGCTAGCCTGATACGGTCGTTTATACAACTGGGACTGATCGATATCTATAGGATTTCTGTACATCCGGTGGCACTGGGAAGCGGCAAGCCTTTGTTTGAAAATTTAAAAGACCGCGTACAACTGAATCTTATCCGGACGAATACATTCAAATCCGGTGTTGTTCAACTGATTTATGAACAGAAATAA
- a CDS encoding YfiT family bacillithiol transferase, with protein sequence MQHHIDKLRYPIGKFVPPLDIDQQIIDGWLKILESFPQKLKEEVVDLPEQELEQSYRPGGWTIRQLVHHCADSHMNSLIRFKLALTEDTPTIKPYAEDLWAELPDSGKVDIMCSVRILEGLHERWTVLIKNIAPEELEKNSDIRIPIRLFH encoded by the coding sequence ATGCAGCATCATATAGATAAGCTCCGCTATCCGATCGGGAAGTTTGTCCCGCCTTTAGATATAGACCAGCAAATTATAGATGGATGGCTAAAAATATTGGAATCCTTCCCCCAGAAATTAAAGGAAGAAGTCGTTGATTTGCCGGAGCAGGAACTGGAGCAAAGCTACAGGCCCGGAGGCTGGACAATAAGACAACTGGTGCATCATTGTGCAGATAGTCATATGAATAGTCTGATCAGATTTAAACTGGCGCTAACAGAAGATACACCCACTATCAAGCCTTATGCGGAAGACCTGTGGGCCGAATTGCCGGATTCAGGCAAAGTGGATATTATGTGCTCCGTCAGGATTCTGGAAGGACTTCATGAAAGATGGACAGTCCTGATAAAAAACATAGCACCTGAAGAATTGGAAAAAAATTCAGATATCCGGATTCCAATACGCTTATTTCATTAA
- a CDS encoding ZIP family metal transporter translates to MDELVSYLSGIDPVLAALYAGLFTWGVTAAGAALVYLFKDVNKKLLNGMLGFTGGVMVAASFWSLLSPAIEMSGGSGFSKVAPAAIGFVLGALFIFGLDKLMPHLHINFKQSEGPKSSLQRTTLLTIAIALHNIPEGLAVGVLFGGVAAGVPEASIGGAVLLAMGIGLQNFPEGIAVSMPLRRMGLSRWKSFTYGQLSAIVEPVFAVLGAMAVGFFMPVLPYALSFAAGAMIFVVIEEVIPETQQEQHSDIPILGFVIGFVIMMMLDVALS, encoded by the coding sequence ATGGACGAATTAGTAAGTTATTTATCCGGTATAGATCCGGTATTAGCGGCTTTGTACGCCGGGTTGTTTACCTGGGGAGTCACAGCCGCAGGAGCCGCATTGGTATATCTTTTTAAAGATGTAAACAAGAAGTTGCTGAATGGTATGCTGGGATTTACAGGCGGGGTAATGGTGGCCGCAAGTTTCTGGAGCCTGCTCAGTCCGGCTATAGAGATGAGCGGAGGGAGCGGATTTTCTAAAGTCGCTCCGGCAGCGATAGGTTTTGTATTGGGGGCACTATTTATATTCGGACTGGACAAGCTGATGCCTCATTTACACATTAACTTTAAGCAATCTGAAGGCCCCAAGTCCTCTCTTCAGCGTACCACTTTGCTGACAATCGCTATCGCATTGCACAATATTCCGGAAGGATTAGCCGTGGGCGTACTGTTCGGAGGGGTAGCTGCAGGCGTACCTGAAGCCAGTATAGGCGGAGCTGTGTTATTAGCTATGGGGATCGGTTTGCAGAATTTTCCGGAAGGAATAGCCGTGTCTATGCCGCTGAGACGTATGGGACTGTCCCGATGGAAAAGTTTTACATACGGACAGCTATCGGCGATTGTTGAGCCTGTATTTGCGGTATTGGGAGCTATGGCTGTAGGTTTTTTTATGCCTGTACTGCCTTATGCATTGTCATTCGCAGCAGGAGCTATGATCTTTGTCGTGATAGAGGAAGTCATACCGGAGACACAGCAGGAGCAACATTCGGATATACCGATACTGGGATTTGTCATCGGATTTGTGATCATGATGATGCTGGATGTAGCGCTTTCCTGA
- a CDS encoding thioredoxin fold domain-containing protein: MNNSALYKVVVCACIMLSLSAEAQLKPVPVRDITDSVQINVKPVVLLISTADCGYCRMQQKQLQHSPDILQLMTKFNYAILDAGTKENILFNKQRYRYKAQEHVHELAEYFGRDEKGRLSYPCWVVLNNKYDIIFRYQGLLAPSELKKILEKSLEIN, encoded by the coding sequence ATGAATAACAGTGCGCTATATAAAGTAGTCGTGTGTGCTTGTATAATGCTTTCATTGAGCGCAGAAGCGCAGCTGAAGCCTGTTCCTGTTCGGGATATAACGGATAGTGTACAGATAAATGTAAAACCAGTTGTCCTGTTGATCAGCACTGCGGACTGCGGATATTGCCGTATGCAACAAAAACAATTGCAGCACAGTCCGGACATCCTACAGTTAATGACGAAGTTTAATTATGCCATTTTAGATGCCGGAACAAAAGAGAATATACTGTTTAATAAACAGCGTTATCGCTATAAAGCTCAGGAACATGTGCACGAACTGGCAGAATACTTCGGTCGGGATGAGAAGGGACGTCTGTCTTATCCCTGCTGGGTTGTATTGAATAATAAATACGATATTATTTTCAGGTATCAGGGTTTATTAGCGCCTTCTGAACTGAAGAAAATATTAGAAAAATCTTTAGAAATAAACTAA